From Paenibacillus sp. PL2-23:
CGCGAGCGTCCGACTTCCACAGCCTAAGTAACGCTTTGCAATATGCCATGACTTCCCCGTCATCCTGGCTAATGTCTCGAAGGTTAGTCCATTCATCAAGAGCAAGCTCACATCGTTCGAAGCCGCTCTCCAGCACATCTTGAATCAATAAAACCCGGTTCGGGTAATAATGGTACACTGTGCCGTATCCGAGCCCGGCTTCACTGGCCACATCACGAATATCAAAGCTGCCTCCGGTACGGAAGTAAGCTCGCGCGGCGGCGTATAAGATCTGTTCTCTACGCTGCGCGCGGATGAGCTCATTTTGTTCTTTGGTGCGGGGGCACATGAAGTCATAACCTCCTTGTATAGACCTGCATATTTGTCGATAGTAAAACGATAACCAATTGTCGAGACAAATGCAAGCTGGATTCACAAGCGTAAACGGCTGCGCCGTCCTTTGGCGGAGCAGCATACGTTTCGCGTTGTAATAGAAGCCCAGTAAAGAGAAATCTGCTTTCTTATATTTTGAGAAATCCTCTATCGAGGCCTATCAGAGATGAGCGACCGCGTTTAAATGTATCGCCAAATCGAATCCCCTTTTTTTGGATGATTAAAAACATATATTGTGGCAAAGAAATGCACCTGTATATCTGGCGTACATGATATACAGGTGCATGAATGGACCGCTATCCTACGACGTCGCCTCCTGCACCGGCAGTGCCTCGCGGGAGGCCTTCCTGCCGCGAAGCAGCGCCAGGCTCAGCAGGCTGACGGCGATCATGGCCGCTCCGGCGAACAGGGCTGGCACGACGTTGTCGCCGAAGTCGGCGGCCGAGCGGATGGCTCCTCCCGACTGGAAGACGAGACCGCCGATGGCGATGCCGAATACGCCGCCAAGCTCGCGCGTCGCGTTGCTGATGCCGCTTGCTTCGCCTTCCGCTGAAGTCGGCACGGATGATAGGATGCCATGCGAGATCGGCGTAAAGCTCAGCCCCATCCCAGCACCGGCCATTATCATAAAGGGCAGCATGTAGACGAAGGGAAAGGTCACGCCTTGGCTCATAATGAGCAGGCCGAAGCCCAGCAGACCGCCGAATTGCAGGAGCAGCCCGGTCGCCAAGACGTTGCGAGTGCCAAGTCTGCCGACAGCAAGACCGGCAAGCGGGGCGGCTATCATCGTGCAGCCGGTCCAGGCCATCTCGCGTACGCCGGCCTCCAGCGCGGAATAACCCTGCGCTTGCTGCAGGAATAACGTGAGCAGGAAGATCGCGCAGAAGATGCCTGCGTTCATCCAGAAGCCGATCAAGACCAGGCTGGTGTACTTCCCGCTGCGGAACAGCTCGAAGCGAACAAAGGGCTGCTTGCGGCGTCTCTCCCACAGGTAGAACAGCGCGAGCAGCAGGGCTCCTCCGAGCAGCAGCGACAATACAAACGCCGAACCCCAGCCGTCCTCATTGCCTCGTTCCAGCCCGAACACGATGCCGAACAGGCCGGCAGCGAGCAGCAGAATGCCAAGCGGGTCAATCGGCTTCCTCTCGCCGCGCGTCTCCGGCAGCCATCTCATGCCAAGCAGGAGCGCTAGAATGCCAACGGGAATATTGACCCAGAAGATGAGCTGCCAGGCTGCGCCTTCGATTATGAGCCCGCCCACCAGCGGACCAATGGACAAGCCGAGTCCCGAGATGCCGGACCAGATCCCAAGCGCCGCCGCCCGCTTATCGGGAGGGAACGCCGAGTTGACGAGTGTTAAGCTGAGCGGAACAATCGCTGCTCCTCCGACACCTTGCAGGGCGCGGGCAAGGATCAGCTCGATGGAGCTTCCGCTCATGCCCGACAGCGCGGAGCCCAGCGTGAACAGGACGACGCCGACGAGGAACATGCGCTTGCGTCCGAAGCGCTCGCCCAGCACGCTGAACGGGATGAGCAGCACGGAGAAGGCTAGGGTGTAGGCGTTCATGAACCATTCCAGGTCCGACATGCTGGCTTGGAACGATTCCTGGATGGACGGCAGCGCAACGCCGAGCACCAGATTGTCGAGCATCGCCATGAACAAGGCAGCGCAGGTGACGACAAGCAGCTTCACACGATCAGGGGTAAACATGGTGTTCTTCACTCCTCATTTTTAATTATTTATTAATCAATAAATGAAAAACCAAAAAAATAGCGGCCTCATGCAAGCGCGGATGCTTGCACAGTAGAATATGAGGTCGCAGGTGGTGTTGCCGCTTATTGTTCCTCCAGCGTCTCTCTCCAACGGCACAGATGAGGCAGGTCCAGCGTCTCCGACATGGCAATAATCAAGCCGTGGGCGATGAAGCTGCTGGCTTCGTTGTCGGCGTCTGGGATGCCCGCCGCTTGGAAGCGCGCCATGACCCGCTCATGAATCTTGGCCATCTCGCTGCGCGTATAGGCTCGAACCTCCTTCTCCGGCGTGGCGTAAGCCATCATAACCAGCAGGATCTCGTCGCGATGGCTTCCCAGCAGCTCGGTAAAGGCGCGGCCCATCGTGTCCTTCAGCTCCTCCGGCGGCGCTTCGACGGTGGAGAAGGCGTGCAGAATTCGCTTCCCTGCGCGTTCCAATACGGCGAGATAAAGCGATTCCTTAGTCTTGAAGAAGTGGAACACATAGGGCTGGGTCACCCCAACAGCTGCTGCAACGCCGGCTGTCGTCGTCTTGTAGTAGCCCTTCTCGGCGAACAATGAAGCGGCGGCATCCAATATTTGATCTTTGCGGTTAAGAGAGTCGTCCTTGGGTGTCATGGGTGCTGGAACTCCTTATGAGTTATTTATTGACTAATAAATAATTACCATGAATGGCTAGCTAATGTCAATCGTCTTGTGC
This genomic window contains:
- a CDS encoding TetR/AcrR family transcriptional regulator codes for the protein MCPRTKEQNELIRAQRREQILYAAARAYFRTGGSFDIRDVASEAGLGYGTVYHYYPNRVLLIQDVLESGFERCELALDEWTNLRDISQDDGEVMAYCKALLRLWKSDARAYLVYKMAAELYAGLPEKDRSLAKRRFMERLYAPLQSMIQHDDDSIDQMLAILVGCCGLSYYGGSSELNVDRIAWLAAQATTKES
- a CDS encoding MFS transporter, which gives rise to MFTPDRVKLLVVTCAALFMAMLDNLVLGVALPSIQESFQASMSDLEWFMNAYTLAFSVLLIPFSVLGERFGRKRMFLVGVVLFTLGSALSGMSGSSIELILARALQGVGGAAIVPLSLTLVNSAFPPDKRAAALGIWSGISGLGLSIGPLVGGLIIEGAAWQLIFWVNIPVGILALLLGMRWLPETRGERKPIDPLGILLLAAGLFGIVFGLERGNEDGWGSAFVLSLLLGGALLLALFYLWERRRKQPFVRFELFRSGKYTSLVLIGFWMNAGIFCAIFLLTLFLQQAQGYSALEAGVREMAWTGCTMIAAPLAGLAVGRLGTRNVLATGLLLQFGGLLGFGLLIMSQGVTFPFVYMLPFMIMAGAGMGLSFTPISHGILSSVPTSAEGEASGISNATRELGGVFGIAIGGLVFQSGGAIRSAADFGDNVVPALFAGAAMIAVSLLSLALLRGRKASREALPVQEATS
- a CDS encoding TetR/AcrR family transcriptional regulator → MTPKDDSLNRKDQILDAAASLFAEKGYYKTTTAGVAAAVGVTQPYVFHFFKTKESLYLAVLERAGKRILHAFSTVEAPPEELKDTMGRAFTELLGSHRDEILLVMMAYATPEKEVRAYTRSEMAKIHERVMARFQAAGIPDADNEASSFIAHGLIIAMSETLDLPHLCRWRETLEEQ